From one Orcinus orca chromosome 10, mOrcOrc1.1, whole genome shotgun sequence genomic stretch:
- the LOC101284925 gene encoding histone H2B type 1-A-like: protein MPEQSSKSSASSMKGYKKAVTKTQKKEEKKRKRYRKESYSVYIYKVLKQVHPDTGISSKAMSIMNSLVSDMFERIAAEASRLVRYNKCSTVTSREIQTAVRLLLPGELAKHAVSEGTKAVSKYSSSK from the coding sequence ATGCCGGAGCAGAGTTCTAAGAGCAGTGCTAGTTCCATGAAAGGCTATAAGAAAGCCGTGACTAAAACtcagaaaaaggaggagaaaaagcgCAAGAGATATCGCAAAGAGAGCTATTCAGTTTATATCTATAAAGTACTGAAACAAGTTCATCCGGATACTGGTATTTCTTCGAAGGCTATGAGTATTATGAATTCACTTGTTAGTGATATGTTTGAGCGCATTGCAGCAGAGGCGTCCCGCCTGGTGCGTTACAACAAGTGTTCGACCGTCACATCCAGGGAGATCCAGACAGCAGTGCGCTTGCTGCTTCCTGGGGAGTTGGCCAAGCACGCAGTGTCCGAGGGCACCAAGGCTGTCAGTAAATACAGTAGTTCCAAGTAA
- the LOC101281000 gene encoding histone H2A type 1-A-like, translated as MDSDVYVNEVIPTWQARTKAKSRSYRAGLQFPVGRVHHLLRKGNYVERIGAGTLVYLAAVLEYLTAEVLELAGNATHDNKKMRIIPRHLQLAIRNDEELNKLLGGVTIAQGGVLPSIQAVLLPRKTESHHHKVQCK; from the exons ATGGATAGTGACGTGTATGTAAATGAGGTGATTCCA ACGTGGCAAGCACGTACTAAGGCCAAATCTCGTTCGTACAGAGCCGGCCTGCAGTTCCCTGTGGGCCGAGTCCACCACCTTCTCCGCAAGGGCAATTACGTCGAGCGGATTGGGGCCGGCACACTGGTTTACCTGGCAGCGGTGCTGGAGTACCTGACGGCCGAGGTCCTGGAGCTGGCGGGCAATGCGACCCATGACAACAAGAAGATGCGCATCATCCCGCGTCACCTGCAGTTGGCCATCCGTAATGACGAAGAGCTCAATAAGCTGTTGGGCGGTGTGACCATCGCTCAGGGCGGTGTCCTACCCAGCATCCAGGCAGTGCTGCTGCCCAGGAAGACCGAGAGCCACCACCACAAGGTTCAGTGCAAGTAA